The proteins below are encoded in one region of Ornithinimicrobium avium:
- a CDS encoding glycosyltransferase family 4 protein, whose translation MRVAIVTESFLPALNGVTTSVCKVLEGLRALGHDALVVAPGTSPWSPTMPPERYAGYPVHTVTSVPVRQFRVGLPSYELETVLHRFRPDVMHVASPFVLGVRGLTAARALDIPSVAIYQTDMPSYVRQHSGPAGDLTARAAWRWIRRIHQQADLTLAPSTAALADLQAHGIPRTALWGRGVDADLFHPDRRDDPETIALRTRLAPDGEVLLGYVGRLAPEKELHRLRELADLPGTRLVLVGEGPSREQLEEELPGAAFLGRLEGADLARAYGAFDLFVHTGTRETFGQTLQEAAAAGLPVVAPARGGPLDLVDVGRSGDLFDPDVPGDLRARVAPFVSADAARRLEMGLAGRAQVVARSWPALVDQLLGHYAQVVGSGSRTAA comes from the coding sequence GTGCGCGTCGCGATCGTCACCGAGTCCTTCCTGCCCGCACTCAACGGGGTCACCACGAGCGTGTGCAAGGTCCTCGAGGGCCTGCGCGCCCTGGGCCACGACGCGCTCGTCGTCGCTCCCGGCACCAGCCCGTGGAGCCCGACGATGCCGCCGGAGCGCTACGCCGGCTACCCCGTGCACACCGTCACCAGCGTGCCGGTCCGCCAGTTCAGGGTCGGCCTGCCCTCCTACGAGCTGGAGACCGTGCTGCACCGGTTCCGGCCGGACGTCATGCACGTCGCGTCCCCGTTCGTGCTGGGCGTGCGCGGGCTGACCGCGGCCCGTGCCCTGGACATCCCCTCGGTGGCGATCTACCAGACCGACATGCCCTCCTACGTCCGCCAGCACTCCGGCCCGGCCGGCGACCTGACCGCCCGGGCGGCCTGGCGCTGGATCCGGCGGATCCACCAGCAGGCCGACCTCACCCTCGCCCCCTCCACGGCCGCGCTGGCGGACCTGCAGGCGCACGGCATACCCCGGACCGCGCTGTGGGGACGGGGGGTGGACGCCGACCTGTTCCACCCCGACCGCAGGGACGACCCCGAGACCATCGCCCTGCGGACCCGGCTCGCGCCGGACGGCGAGGTCCTGCTCGGCTACGTCGGGCGGCTGGCCCCGGAGAAGGAGCTGCACCGGCTGCGCGAGCTCGCCGACCTGCCCGGCACCCGCCTGGTCCTCGTCGGCGAGGGGCCCAGCCGCGAGCAGCTCGAGGAGGAGCTTCCCGGCGCGGCCTTCCTCGGCAGGCTCGAGGGGGCGGACCTGGCGCGCGCCTACGGGGCGTTCGACCTGTTCGTGCACACGGGCACCCGGGAGACCTTCGGGCAGACGCTCCAGGAGGCCGCGGCGGCCGGGCTGCCGGTGGTCGCCCCCGCGCGCGGCGGTCCGCTGGACCTCGTCGACGTCGGCCGCTCCGGCGACCTCTTCGACCCCGACGTGCCCGGCGACCTGCGCGCCCGGGTCGCACCCTTCGTCTCCGCGGACGCCGCGCGGCGCCTCGAGATGGGCCTTGCCGGGCGCGCGCAGGTCGTGGCCCGCTCGTGGCCCGCCCTCGTCGACCAGCTCCTTGGGCACTACGCCCAGGTGGTCGGCAGCGGCTCGCGCACCGCGGCCTGA
- a CDS encoding bifunctional methylenetetrahydrofolate dehydrogenase/methenyltetrahydrofolate cyclohydrolase, with product MTATVLDGKAVLATMKDELRARVARLAEAGVVPGLATVLVGDDPASTWYVGAKHKDCAEIGVTSIRKDLPAGSSLEGVLAVVDELNERPDVTAFLVQQPTGLDEFAILSRVDPSKDVDGLHPFNLGSLVMNKKAPLPCTPVGCVELLRRYDVPLNGAEVVVVGRGLTVGRPLGLILTRRSENATVTMCHTGTKDLAAHTRQADVVVAAAGVPDIITPDMVKPGAAVLDVGVARRDGKIAGDVHKDVAEVAGYLTPNPGGVGPMTRAMLLANVVEAAERAAGVEPPA from the coding sequence ATGACTGCGACGGTTCTGGACGGCAAGGCGGTTCTGGCGACGATGAAGGACGAGCTGAGGGCCCGTGTGGCCCGGCTCGCCGAGGCCGGGGTGGTGCCCGGCCTGGCCACGGTCCTCGTGGGCGACGACCCCGCGAGCACCTGGTACGTCGGCGCCAAGCACAAGGACTGCGCCGAGATCGGTGTCACCTCCATCCGCAAGGACCTGCCCGCGGGCTCGTCCCTGGAGGGGGTCCTGGCCGTGGTGGACGAGCTCAACGAGCGCCCGGACGTCACGGCCTTCCTCGTGCAGCAGCCGACCGGGCTGGACGAGTTCGCGATCCTCTCGCGGGTCGACCCGAGCAAGGACGTCGACGGGCTGCACCCGTTCAACCTCGGTTCCCTGGTGATGAACAAGAAGGCGCCCCTGCCCTGCACCCCGGTGGGCTGCGTCGAGCTGCTGCGCAGGTATGACGTGCCGCTCAACGGCGCGGAGGTCGTGGTGGTCGGCCGCGGTCTCACGGTCGGGCGCCCTCTCGGCCTCATCCTCACCCGACGCTCCGAGAACGCCACGGTCACCATGTGCCACACCGGCACCAAGGACCTCGCCGCCCACACCCGCCAGGCCGACGTCGTCGTCGCGGCCGCCGGCGTCCCGGACATCATCACCCCGGACATGGTCAAGCCCGGCGCCGCCGTCCTCGACGTGGGCGTCGCCCGCCGCGACGGCAAGATCGCCGGGGACGTGCACAAGGACGTCGCCGAGGTGGCCGGCTACCTCACCCCCAACCCCGGGGGTGTCGGCCCGATGACCAGGGCGATGCTGCTGGCCAACGTGGTCGAGGCGGCCGAGCGGGCCGCGGGGGTCGAGCCGCCGGCGTGA
- a CDS encoding 2'-5' RNA ligase family protein, producing MPDPWGRYLQGLRTGYGEERAEHIPTHITLMPPTPVEPENLTPLRRHLAEVAARHPRFEVLLRGTGTFRPISDVVYVQVANGVSSCERLERAVRAGPVSRVLDFPYHPHVTLVHDRPPAVLDRAFADLEAFTCAFTASSFRLYLHGGDEVWRRVEDYALTG from the coding sequence GTGCCCGACCCCTGGGGCCGCTACCTGCAGGGGTTGCGGACGGGCTACGGCGAGGAGCGGGCGGAGCACATCCCCACGCACATCACGCTCATGCCGCCGACGCCGGTCGAGCCCGAGAACCTCACGCCCCTGCGCCGGCACCTGGCGGAGGTGGCGGCGAGGCACCCGCGCTTCGAGGTGCTTCTGAGGGGGACCGGAACCTTCCGGCCAATCTCCGACGTCGTCTACGTGCAGGTCGCCAACGGCGTCTCCAGCTGCGAACGCCTCGAGCGCGCCGTGAGGGCAGGTCCGGTGAGCCGGGTGCTGGACTTCCCCTACCACCCGCACGTGACGCTCGTGCACGACCGGCCCCCGGCCGTGCTCGACCGGGCTTTCGCCGACCTTGAGGCGTTCACCTGCGCCTTCACCGCCTCGAGCTTCCGGCTCTACCTGCACGGCGGGGACGAGGTCTGGCGACGGGTCGAGGACTACGCGCTGACCGGCTGA
- a CDS encoding LysM peptidoglycan-binding domain-containing protein, translating to MGFFDKVKDALTTSDAERAEKAKEAADRAQEQADKVRAEAQKRADELQQRADEAARKAGDPADTTSTEDAKKAQDDADEARREAAEEKADAQAKAADKKEEAAQKKAEAEQATREEAEQEAKKEHRTYTVKSGDTLSGIAAKYGVDWREMASLNKLDNPDLIYPGQVFKVPND from the coding sequence GTGGGATTCTTCGACAAGGTGAAGGACGCCTTGACCACCTCGGACGCCGAGCGGGCCGAGAAGGCCAAGGAGGCGGCCGACAGGGCGCAGGAGCAGGCGGACAAGGTCAGGGCCGAGGCCCAGAAGCGTGCCGACGAGCTGCAGCAGCGCGCGGACGAGGCGGCCAGGAAGGCCGGCGACCCCGCCGACACCACCTCGACCGAGGACGCCAAGAAGGCCCAGGACGACGCCGACGAGGCCAGGCGCGAGGCGGCCGAGGAGAAGGCCGACGCCCAGGCCAAGGCTGCCGACAAGAAGGAGGAGGCGGCCCAGAAGAAGGCCGAGGCCGAGCAGGCCACGCGCGAGGAGGCCGAGCAGGAGGCGAAGAAGGAGCACCGGACCTACACCGTCAAGTCCGGCGACACCCTTTCGGGGATCGCCGCCAAGTACGGGGTGGACTGGCGCGAGATGGCCAGCCTGAACAAGCTCGACAACCCGGACCTCATCTACCCGGGCCAGGTCTTCAAGGTCCCGAACGACTGA
- a CDS encoding DUF3017 domain-containing protein, producing the protein MSEGDPARPLDEDLDAGRAARPRQPLGVWWLGVLGLGAAGVLLVTENLRAYGYAVGATLGVLALLRAVLPDSRAGGLAVRGRWTDVAAMALLGGAVAVLASTLRLTS; encoded by the coding sequence GTGAGCGAGGGGGACCCCGCACGGCCCCTCGACGAGGACCTGGACGCCGGGCGCGCCGCCCGCCCGCGGCAACCCCTCGGGGTGTGGTGGCTCGGCGTGCTCGGCCTCGGCGCGGCCGGCGTGCTCCTGGTCACCGAGAACCTGCGTGCCTACGGGTATGCCGTCGGCGCCACCCTGGGTGTCCTGGCGCTGCTGCGCGCGGTGCTGCCCGACTCCCGTGCCGGCGGACTGGCCGTGCGCGGGCGCTGGACGGACGTCGCGGCCATGGCCCTGCTCGGTGGGGCGGTGGCGGTGCTGGCCAGCACGCTGCGGCTGACGAGCTGA
- a CDS encoding mannose-1-phosphate guanylyltransferase yields MPSPAPQVDDLGDVTAVVPAGGVGTRLWPLSRASEPKFLHDLTGAGRSLLQSTVDRLEPLVGGRVMIVTGARHAAAVREQLPGVADVLVEPSPRDSMPAIGLAAAVLERRDPRSVLASFAADHVVGDLDVFDDRVRQAARAARTGALVTLGITPTYPATGFGYVRVGDPADVPGAPDARRVAAFVEKPDARTAEDFLASGEHLWNAGMFVVRATVLLELLAEQHPEMVRLLRQVAARPTSIEDVWDSLTKISIDHAVAEPAARAGRVVVVAAPFAWDDVGDFASLATLLAGSGDEDGLVVLGERRLVVNEGSTGLVAARGGRTVVTLGVDDVVVVDTPDALLVTTRQRCQDVRGVVATLQRLGREDLT; encoded by the coding sequence ATGCCCTCCCCCGCGCCCCAGGTCGACGACCTGGGCGACGTCACCGCGGTCGTCCCCGCCGGGGGCGTGGGCACCCGGCTGTGGCCGCTGTCGCGGGCCTCGGAGCCCAAGTTCCTGCACGACCTGACCGGCGCCGGCCGGTCCCTGCTCCAGAGCACCGTCGACCGGCTGGAGCCGCTGGTGGGCGGCCGGGTGATGATCGTCACCGGCGCCCGGCACGCGGCGGCGGTGCGCGAGCAGCTGCCGGGTGTGGCGGACGTGCTCGTCGAGCCCAGTCCTCGCGACTCCATGCCCGCGATCGGGCTGGCCGCGGCCGTCCTCGAGCGGCGCGACCCCCGCTCCGTGCTCGCCTCCTTCGCCGCCGACCATGTCGTCGGCGACCTCGACGTCTTCGACGACCGGGTCCGCCAGGCGGCCCGCGCCGCCCGCACCGGGGCGCTGGTCACGCTCGGCATCACCCCGACCTACCCGGCCACCGGGTTCGGCTACGTCCGGGTGGGCGACCCGGCCGACGTGCCCGGCGCACCGGACGCGCGCCGGGTGGCGGCCTTCGTGGAGAAGCCGGACGCCCGCACCGCCGAGGACTTCCTCGCCTCCGGCGAGCACCTGTGGAACGCCGGCATGTTCGTCGTCCGCGCCACCGTCCTGCTCGAGCTGCTCGCCGAGCAGCACCCCGAGATGGTCCGGCTCCTGCGCCAGGTCGCCGCGCGCCCGACCTCGATCGAGGACGTCTGGGACTCGCTGACCAAGATCTCGATCGACCACGCCGTCGCCGAGCCGGCCGCCCGCGCCGGCCGGGTGGTCGTCGTCGCGGCGCCCTTCGCGTGGGACGACGTGGGCGACTTCGCCTCGCTGGCCACGCTGCTGGCCGGGAGCGGGGACGAGGACGGGCTCGTCGTCCTCGGGGAGCGCCGGCTGGTCGTCAACGAGGGATCCACGGGCCTGGTCGCCGCGCGTGGCGGCCGCACGGTGGTCACCCTCGGCGTGGACGACGTGGTCGTCGTCGACACCCCCGACGCGCTGCTGGTCACCACCCGGCAGCGCTGCCAGGACGTGCGCGGCGTGGTCGCCACGCTGCAGCGTCTCGGGCGGGAGGACCTGACCTGA
- a CDS encoding malate dehydrogenase → MSTPVKVAVTGAAGQIGYSLLFRIASGELLGKDTPVELRLLEIAPALKTLEGVVMELDDCAFPTLAKVEIGDDPNVIFDGASVALLVGARPRSKGMERGDLLEANGAIFTAQGKALNDHAADDIRVTVTGNPANTNALIAMSNAPDIGSERFSALTRLDHNRAVAQLAAKVGAPVSEVTHMTIWGNHSATQYPDLFHARVGGRNAAEAVGDQAWIEDTFIPTVAKRGAAIIEARGSSSAASAASATIDHTRDWLRGSAQGDWVSMAVRSDGSYGVAEGLMSSFPVTTTAGGGHEIVQGLEIDDFSRGKIDASVAELSDERDAVTQLGLIG, encoded by the coding sequence ATGAGCACTCCCGTCAAGGTGGCCGTCACCGGCGCCGCCGGCCAGATCGGTTACAGCCTCCTCTTCCGCATCGCCTCCGGCGAGCTCCTGGGCAAGGACACCCCCGTGGAGCTGCGGCTGCTGGAGATCGCGCCGGCCCTCAAGACGCTCGAGGGCGTCGTGATGGAGCTGGACGACTGCGCCTTCCCCACGCTGGCCAAGGTCGAGATCGGGGACGATCCGAACGTGATCTTCGACGGCGCCAGCGTCGCGCTGCTGGTCGGAGCGCGACCGCGCAGCAAGGGTATGGAGCGTGGCGACCTGCTCGAGGCCAACGGCGCCATCTTCACCGCCCAGGGCAAGGCGCTCAACGACCACGCGGCGGACGACATCCGGGTCACGGTGACGGGCAACCCGGCCAACACCAACGCGCTCATCGCGATGAGCAACGCCCCCGACATCGGCAGCGAGCGCTTCTCCGCCCTCACCCGCCTGGACCACAACCGGGCCGTCGCCCAGCTGGCGGCCAAGGTCGGCGCGCCGGTCAGCGAGGTCACGCACATGACGATCTGGGGCAACCACTCGGCGACCCAGTACCCCGACCTTTTCCACGCCCGGGTGGGCGGGCGCAACGCCGCCGAGGCGGTCGGCGACCAGGCCTGGATCGAGGACACCTTCATCCCGACGGTCGCCAAGCGCGGCGCCGCGATCATCGAGGCGCGCGGGTCCTCCTCGGCCGCCTCGGCGGCCTCGGCCACGATCGACCACACCCGCGACTGGCTGCGCGGCTCGGCGCAGGGGGACTGGGTCTCGATGGCCGTCCGTTCCGACGGCTCCTACGGCGTGGCCGAGGGCCTGATGAGCTCCTTCCCGGTCACGACCACCGCGGGCGGCGGCCACGAGATCGTCCAGGGCCTGGAGATCGACGACTTCTCCCGCGGCAAGATCGACGCCTCGGTCGCCGAGCTCTCCGACGAGCGCGACGCCGTGACCCAGCTCGGCCTCATCGGCTGA
- a CDS encoding acyl-CoA mutase large subunit family protein — protein sequence MAESTTQSGLPMKAVYGPDDLSGFDPGTALGEPGSYPYTRGVYPTMYTGRPWTMRQYAGFGTAAESNARYKELVANGTGGLSVAFDLPTQMGYDSDHPLASGEVGKVGVAIDSVEDMQVLFDGLPLDEVSTSMTINAPASSLLLMYQLVAEGNGIPAAKLTGTIQNDVLKEYIARGTYIYPPAQSLRLISNIFAYCRQELPRWNTISISGYHMAEAGATPAQEVAFTLANAKAYVQAAVEAGLAVDDFAPRLSFFFVARTTLLEEVAKFRAARRIWARIMKEEFGAQDPKSLMLRFHTQTAGVQLTAQQPEVNLVRVALQGLGAVLGGTQSLHTNSFDEAIALPSAKAARLALRTQQVLAHETDVTRTVDPFAGSYVVESLTDDLEAAITELIAAVDDRGGAVSAIEQGFQKSEIERSAYDTALEIDSGERVVVGQNRYQVEEEEDYEPLRVDPVIEAQQAEGLERLRADRDGEEVSRRLDELRAAAGGSDNVLLPMREALRARATGGEVADALREVWGQYQPRETF from the coding sequence ATGGCTGAGTCGACCACGCAGTCCGGGCTGCCGATGAAGGCGGTCTACGGACCGGATGACCTCTCCGGCTTCGACCCGGGCACCGCCCTGGGCGAGCCCGGTTCCTACCCGTACACGCGCGGCGTCTACCCGACGATGTACACCGGGCGGCCGTGGACGATGCGCCAGTACGCCGGCTTCGGGACCGCGGCGGAGTCCAACGCCCGCTACAAGGAGCTGGTCGCCAACGGGACGGGCGGGCTGTCGGTCGCGTTCGACCTGCCCACGCAGATGGGCTACGACTCCGACCACCCGCTCGCCTCCGGCGAGGTGGGCAAGGTCGGCGTCGCCATCGACTCCGTCGAGGACATGCAGGTGCTCTTCGACGGGCTGCCGCTGGACGAGGTGTCGACCTCGATGACCATCAACGCGCCGGCCTCCTCGCTCCTGCTGATGTACCAGCTGGTGGCGGAGGGCAACGGCATACCCGCGGCGAAGCTGACCGGCACCATCCAGAACGACGTGCTCAAGGAGTACATCGCCCGCGGGACCTACATCTACCCGCCGGCGCAGTCGCTGCGGCTGATCAGCAACATCTTCGCCTACTGCCGCCAGGAGCTGCCGAGGTGGAACACCATCTCGATCTCCGGCTACCACATGGCCGAGGCCGGCGCGACGCCCGCGCAGGAGGTGGCCTTCACGCTCGCCAACGCCAAGGCCTACGTGCAGGCGGCGGTCGAGGCCGGTCTGGCGGTCGACGACTTCGCGCCGCGGCTGTCGTTCTTCTTCGTGGCCCGCACGACACTCCTGGAGGAGGTCGCCAAGTTCCGCGCGGCCCGGCGGATCTGGGCGCGGATCATGAAGGAGGAGTTCGGCGCGCAGGACCCGAAGTCCTTGATGCTGCGCTTCCACACCCAGACCGCCGGCGTGCAGCTGACCGCCCAGCAGCCGGAGGTCAACCTGGTGCGCGTGGCGCTGCAGGGGCTCGGTGCCGTGCTGGGCGGGACCCAGTCGCTGCACACCAACTCCTTCGACGAGGCGATCGCGCTGCCCTCCGCCAAGGCGGCCCGGCTCGCGCTGCGCACCCAGCAGGTCCTCGCCCACGAGACCGACGTCACCCGCACCGTCGACCCCTTCGCGGGGTCCTACGTCGTGGAGTCCCTCACCGACGACCTCGAGGCAGCCATCACCGAGCTCATCGCCGCGGTCGACGACCGCGGCGGCGCGGTGAGCGCCATCGAGCAGGGGTTCCAGAAGAGCGAGATCGAGCGCTCCGCCTACGACACCGCCCTGGAGATCGACTCCGGCGAGCGGGTGGTCGTGGGGCAGAACCGTTATCAGGTCGAGGAGGAGGAGGACTACGAGCCGCTCCGCGTCGACCCGGTCATCGAGGCGCAGCAGGCCGAGGGGCTCGAGCGGCTGCGCGCCGACCGGGACGGCGAGGAGGTCTCCAGGCGGCTCGACGAGCTGCGGGCGGCGGCGGGCGGCAGCGACAACGTGCTGCTGCCGATGCGCGAGGCGCTGCGGGCGCGGGCGACCGGCGGCGAGGTCGCCGACGCGCTGCGGGAGGTGTGGGGCCAGTACCAGCCACGGGAGACCTTCTGA
- a CDS encoding glycine cleavage system protein R produces MATLVITVIGEDRPGLVSSLADVVAEHGGSWGRSQLAQLAGKFAGIVTVDVPDAHASALTRAVGSLEGLDISVQGAEDGAAAGVEGEAGETFHLDLVGHDHPGIVQQVSGVLARQKVSVEALDTRVVPAPQAGGDLFEARCAFRAPADVDVEALKQALEELAQELQVDVTFDAADQAAVWE; encoded by the coding sequence ATGGCCACTCTTGTCATCACAGTCATCGGCGAGGACCGCCCGGGTCTCGTCAGCTCGCTCGCGGACGTCGTCGCCGAGCACGGGGGCAGCTGGGGCCGCAGCCAGCTCGCCCAGCTCGCCGGGAAGTTCGCCGGCATCGTGACCGTCGACGTCCCGGACGCCCACGCCTCAGCCCTGACCCGGGCCGTCGGCAGCCTCGAGGGGCTCGACATCAGCGTCCAGGGCGCGGAGGACGGCGCCGCGGCCGGCGTCGAGGGGGAGGCCGGCGAGACCTTCCACCTCGACCTCGTCGGGCACGACCACCCCGGGATCGTCCAGCAGGTCAGCGGTGTCCTGGCCCGGCAGAAGGTCTCGGTCGAGGCCCTCGACACCCGGGTGGTGCCCGCGCCGCAGGCCGGGGGCGACCTCTTCGAGGCACGCTGCGCCTTCCGCGCGCCTGCCGACGTCGACGTCGAGGCCCTGAAGCAGGCCCTCGAGGAGCTGGCCCAGGAGCTCCAGGTGGACGTCACCTTCGACGCCGCGGACCAGGCTGCCGTCTGGGAGTGA
- a CDS encoding quinone-dependent dihydroorotate dehydrogenase, which produces MLGEGAPVELLGLRFPHRIGLAAGMDKDGRGVATWGALGFGHVELGTVTASPQPGNPRPRLFRLPESRAVINRMGFNNLGVHALADRLRTAREQDLVRIPVGVSIGKSKVTPVEEAVDDYLESVAALEGLADYLAVNVSSPNTPGLRSLQDAGPLTALLTAVVRAAGGTPVLVKLAPDLTDGALDEALEVATAAGVSGVIATNTTLSRDGVAPRERTRAEAEAGGLSGAPLTLRAREVVAHVAARTELPVVGVGGIMSGADARAMLDAGASLVQLYSGLVYAGPTLVAEAAEATSRR; this is translated from the coding sequence GTGCTGGGGGAGGGTGCGCCCGTCGAGCTGCTCGGGCTGCGCTTCCCGCACCGGATCGGCCTGGCCGCCGGGATGGACAAGGACGGGCGCGGGGTGGCGACGTGGGGGGCGCTGGGCTTCGGGCACGTCGAGCTGGGCACGGTCACCGCCAGCCCGCAGCCGGGCAACCCGCGTCCTCGCCTCTTCCGCCTGCCGGAGAGCAGGGCGGTCATCAACCGGATGGGCTTCAACAACCTCGGTGTCCACGCCCTGGCCGACCGGCTGCGCACCGCGCGCGAGCAGGACCTGGTGCGGATCCCGGTCGGCGTGAGCATCGGCAAGAGCAAGGTCACCCCCGTGGAGGAGGCGGTGGACGACTACCTGGAGTCGGTGGCCGCGCTGGAGGGGCTGGCCGACTACCTGGCCGTCAACGTCTCCAGCCCGAACACCCCCGGGCTGCGCTCGCTGCAGGACGCCGGGCCGCTGACCGCGCTGCTCACCGCGGTGGTCCGGGCGGCGGGGGGCACCCCGGTGCTGGTCAAGCTGGCACCGGACCTGACCGACGGTGCGCTCGACGAGGCGCTGGAGGTCGCGACCGCCGCCGGCGTGTCCGGCGTGATCGCGACCAACACCACGCTGTCCCGCGATGGCGTGGCGCCGCGGGAGCGGACGCGTGCCGAGGCCGAGGCCGGCGGGCTGTCCGGCGCGCCGCTGACCCTGCGCGCCCGGGAGGTGGTCGCCCACGTCGCCGCCCGGACCGAGCTGCCGGTGGTCGGGGTGGGCGGGATCATGTCCGGCGCGGACGCGCGGGCGATGCTCGACGCGGGCGCCAGCCTGGTCCAGCTCTACTCCGGCCTGGTCTACGCGGGGCCGACCCTGGTCGCCGAGGCGGCGGAGGCCACGTCGCGCCGGTAG
- a CDS encoding amidohydrolase, translated as MPHRTVPAAGNGPGPVGALGRIAAEVERQGERLRELRRDIHQHPELSWQELRTTSLVADALDEAGVAVRALPGTGLMAEIGAPQPRVRVALRADLDALPLEEATGLPFASRNPGVCHACGHDVHTVGLLGAGLALKAVEDELVGRGVAARLIFQPAEEVMPGGAQAVMEHGGLDGVDRLFAVHCDPAVDAGTVGLRVGPITAASDAIHVVLTGRGGHTSRPHLTQDLTFALGKVVTEVPAVLSRRLDPRSGATLVWGMVRSGSAPNVIPTQGEAMGTLRMLDTDTWDEVGDLVEDVVRSVVAPYGVEARVTYTRGVPPVDNDNAAVVAMSRAAMTLLGPSAVVPTRQSMGGEDLGWYLTQVPGAMARLGTRSPGGPTHELHQGDLVVDERSITVAASLLAASVLTSTGPEGLR; from the coding sequence ATGCCCCACCGGACCGTGCCCGCCGCCGGGAACGGACCGGGACCCGTGGGCGCGCTCGGTCGCATCGCCGCCGAGGTGGAGCGGCAGGGGGAACGGCTGCGCGAGCTGCGCCGTGACATCCACCAGCACCCGGAGCTGTCCTGGCAGGAGCTGCGGACCACGTCCCTGGTCGCCGACGCGCTCGACGAGGCAGGGGTCGCGGTCCGGGCCCTGCCCGGCACCGGCCTGATGGCCGAGATCGGGGCGCCGCAGCCGCGGGTGCGCGTGGCGCTGCGCGCCGACCTCGACGCGCTGCCCCTGGAGGAGGCGACCGGCCTGCCCTTCGCCTCCCGCAACCCCGGCGTGTGCCACGCATGCGGTCACGACGTGCACACCGTGGGCCTGCTCGGGGCCGGGCTGGCCCTCAAGGCGGTCGAGGACGAGCTCGTCGGGCGCGGCGTCGCCGCCCGCCTGATCTTCCAGCCGGCCGAGGAGGTCATGCCCGGCGGCGCGCAGGCGGTGATGGAGCACGGAGGGCTGGACGGGGTGGACCGCCTCTTCGCGGTGCACTGCGACCCTGCGGTGGACGCCGGCACCGTGGGGCTGCGGGTGGGCCCGATCACCGCAGCCTCCGACGCCATCCACGTCGTGCTCACCGGACGTGGCGGCCACACCTCCCGGCCGCACCTGACCCAGGACCTCACCTTCGCCCTGGGCAAGGTCGTGACCGAGGTGCCCGCCGTGCTCTCCCGCCGCCTCGACCCGCGCTCAGGAGCGACCCTCGTCTGGGGGATGGTGCGCAGCGGGTCGGCGCCCAACGTCATCCCCACCCAGGGCGAGGCGATGGGCACCCTGCGCATGCTGGACACCGACACCTGGGACGAGGTCGGCGACCTCGTCGAGGACGTCGTCCGCTCGGTCGTCGCCCCCTACGGGGTGGAGGCGCGGGTGACCTACACCCGCGGCGTGCCGCCGGTCGACAACGACAACGCCGCCGTCGTGGCGATGTCGCGGGCAGCCATGACGCTGCTCGGTCCGTCGGCCGTCGTCCCCACCAGGCAGTCCATGGGCGGTGAGGACCTGGGCTGGTACCTCACCCAGGTCCCCGGGGCGATGGCGCGACTGGGCACGCGCAGCCCCGGCGGGCCCACGCACGAGCTGCACCAGGGTGACCTCGTGGTCGACGAGCGCAGCATCACCGTGGCGGCCTCGCTGCTCGCCGCGTCGGTGCTGACCTCGACCGGGCCGGAGGGTCTGCGGTAG